A single genomic interval of Flavihumibacter rivuli harbors:
- a CDS encoding menaquinone biosynthetic enzyme MqnA/MqnD family protein, with protein MERKIRVGAVNYLNTKPLIYGLEKGMMNESVELEMDYPAHVASKLLNNEIDMGLVPVATIPRLKEYYIIGTHCIGCSGPVASVCLFSEVPIEQVEKVLLDYQSRTSVRLAKILMKHYWKIDPVIEDTKEDFRNRINGTTAGVVIGDRALEQRHHSPYIYDLGEAWINFTGLPFVFAAWISNKPLDPKFIEAFDQANTVGFQHLEEIVAAHPFPYFNLKEYYTRSIDYKLDERKKAGLQLYLEYLEKMDL; from the coding sequence GTGGAAAGAAAAATAAGAGTGGGCGCGGTGAATTACCTCAACACCAAACCCCTTATTTATGGGCTGGAGAAAGGAATGATGAATGAATCCGTTGAACTTGAAATGGATTATCCTGCCCATGTGGCTTCAAAACTGCTGAATAATGAAATTGACATGGGTCTTGTCCCTGTGGCTACCATTCCCCGTTTGAAGGAATATTATATCATTGGAACGCATTGTATAGGTTGCTCTGGCCCAGTGGCATCCGTTTGCCTTTTTAGTGAGGTGCCTATTGAGCAGGTTGAAAAGGTATTGCTGGATTACCAAAGCAGGACCTCAGTTCGCCTGGCCAAGATCCTCATGAAACATTATTGGAAGATCGATCCTGTTATTGAAGATACGAAAGAGGATTTCCGCAACCGGATCAATGGAACCACAGCCGGAGTAGTAATTGGAGACAGGGCATTGGAACAGCGGCATCATTCCCCTTACATCTATGACCTGGGGGAAGCCTGGATCAATTTCACCGGTTTGCCATTCGTTTTCGCAGCATGGATCAGTAACAAGCCGCTGGATCCAAAATTTATTGAAGCGTTTGATCAGGCCAATACAGTAGGATTTCAACATTTGGAGGAAATAGTAGCTGCCCATCCCTTCCCATATTTCAACCTTAAGGAATATTATACCCGTAGCATTGACTACAAGCTGGACGAAAGGAAGAAAGCTGGTCTTCAACTTTACCTGGAGTACCTGGAGAAAATGGACCTCTGA
- a CDS encoding arginase codes for MKNIKLIEVPSEIGAGTRGASLGIDAIKIAALDFMSNFFIHFPSEKIPTENKILFEPIESPYAKRIKGVVNMYERVSKSVSDSIKNNFFPVVLSGDHSMGGATIAGIKMAKPKAKLGIIWIDAHADLHTPYTTPSGNMHGMPLAASINEDNMDCAVHELDPETKKYWDTLKKIGNIAPKVAPEDIVFISLRDFEKEEKYLIEKYGMKVITTNEVRRKGPENVVRSVIRYLSDCTDIYISFDVDSLDSSISKGTGTPVNNGLREREAEDLISKFMMNRKVCCFEITEVNPTLDKENLMAEIAFNILQRSVNILMMN; via the coding sequence ATGAAGAATATTAAGCTTATTGAGGTGCCATCAGAAATTGGCGCAGGTACCAGGGGTGCCAGTTTAGGCATAGATGCCATCAAGATCGCGGCCCTGGATTTTATGAGTAATTTTTTCATCCATTTCCCTTCTGAGAAGATACCCACCGAGAACAAGATCCTCTTCGAACCCATCGAATCCCCATACGCCAAAAGGATAAAAGGCGTGGTTAACATGTACGAAAGGGTGAGCAAATCCGTAAGTGACTCTATCAAGAACAACTTTTTCCCTGTTGTCCTGAGTGGCGACCATAGTATGGGCGGCGCTACCATCGCGGGTATCAAGATGGCCAAACCCAAGGCAAAACTGGGTATCATATGGATAGACGCACATGCCGACCTCCATACACCCTATACTACACCCTCCGGCAATATGCACGGCATGCCCCTCGCTGCTTCCATCAATGAAGACAACATGGATTGCGCCGTTCATGAACTGGATCCGGAAACGAAAAAGTATTGGGACACCCTCAAGAAGATCGGCAATATCGCCCCGAAAGTGGCACCTGAAGACATTGTTTTCATTTCCCTTCGCGATTTTGAGAAGGAAGAGAAATACCTGATCGAAAAATACGGCATGAAGGTGATCACCACCAATGAAGTCCGCCGTAAAGGGCCGGAAAACGTGGTGCGCAGCGTGATCAGGTACCTGAGTGATTGTACCGATATCTATATCAGCTTTGACGTCGACAGTCTCGATTCTTCCATTTCCAAAGGTACCGGAACCCCTGTGAACAATGGCTTGAGGGAAAGGGAAGCCGAAGACCTGATCAGTAAATTCATGATGAACAGGAAGGTTTGCTGCTTCGAGATAACCGAAGTCAACCCCACACTCGACAAGGAAAACCTGATGGCAGAAATAGCCTTCAATATCCTTCAACGAAGTGTGAACATATTGATGATGAACTAA
- a CDS encoding gliding motility-associated C-terminal domain-containing protein: protein MSTLVSIKYYTLGLIALLFYSISGYSQTFDFEIPDTICINSIVPLKNLSVGGTSYYWNFCSGSLSNLPLGVNLGSFSGAIGSPVFMEIAQDGLNFYGFVSNHESGSLTRLDFGNSLLNTPTSVSLGNFGVLPTQVEGLEIIKQGNNWSGLVTGGQYSNSKLIRLEFGNSLSNTPTVTDFGNIGNLSFPVDLTLYNDNGNWFAFILNADNNTITRLAFGNSLSNSPAVDNLGNLGLLNYPVGLFLIKDNFNFHIFVANKLGDDIARLDFGPSLTNTPIASNLNLGDFVNQPRDISLISDCGSIYGFVVNEGDNTMTRLDFGDKINNIPSATSIGNIGGLSFPHSISKIFRTGDALNFFIPNVTSNSISKLSFSNCSNSSIPSFTGFQPPSFSYNQVGNYNISLYADEGLPTQKIICKPITVVGPQKVNLGKDTGFCTGNSMSIVTTGDYVKYLWNNYSITNSLKVDAPGTYWVEATDAFGCSSRDTVIVEADTLVFSGLGPDTYFCPGSQVELTSNSNAQKFLWNTGSINPSISISTAGEFWLLVERGYCSKSDTIIIIEKPGIVLDLGKDTSICTPNNIQLGKEFAGSSYKWNTGATTSTIVVNNSGKYWIDIANDGCVFSDTINVRIDTLIFPGLGRDINICAGQEVELGTISNASKYLWSSGSTSQKIVVGEEGQYWLNVELNACSFSDTIYVNKVDLPVVSLGPDTSLCPNTSIMFNPSVLADSLRWNNGHTTGEIEINEPGLYHLTVYKDGCKSSDTIFVAQRSFPRIDLGNDFSLCENQFIKIEAKVTNGDFLEWKDGITTPVREVKPPATLIAIANNECGTSSDTLRVSSAGLDIFSLKLPNAFSPNNDGKNDCFGISNWPVEEIFEFSVFNRLGQIVFSTRNHKVCWDGKLNGNQLPEGNYVYILRAQTSCGPIDTKGYVLLLR, encoded by the coding sequence ATGTCAACTTTAGTTAGCATCAAGTATTACACATTAGGGTTAATAGCCCTATTGTTTTATTCAATATCTGGCTATAGTCAAACCTTTGATTTTGAGATTCCAGATACTATTTGCATTAATAGTATCGTACCATTGAAGAATCTTAGTGTTGGAGGCACCTCGTATTACTGGAATTTCTGTTCTGGCTCTCTGAGCAATTTACCCCTTGGTGTAAACCTTGGGTCTTTTTCTGGGGCAATTGGAAGTCCTGTTTTTATGGAAATTGCACAGGATGGATTGAATTTTTATGGCTTTGTTTCAAATCATGAATCCGGGAGTTTGACCCGTTTAGATTTTGGCAATAGTTTGCTTAACACACCAACATCTGTTTCATTGGGAAATTTTGGGGTATTACCAACCCAAGTAGAAGGACTAGAAATCATCAAACAAGGCAATAATTGGAGTGGCCTGGTAACTGGTGGGCAATATTCCAACTCCAAATTGATCAGGCTGGAGTTTGGTAATAGTTTATCCAATACTCCAACAGTTACAGATTTCGGGAATATTGGGAATCTTTCCTTTCCGGTTGACCTAACGCTTTACAATGACAACGGTAATTGGTTTGCTTTTATCCTTAATGCCGATAATAATACTATTACAAGGTTAGCTTTTGGCAATTCCTTATCCAATAGTCCTGCTGTTGACAACCTTGGAAATCTTGGATTATTAAATTACCCGGTAGGGCTTTTTTTGATCAAGGATAATTTCAATTTCCACATTTTTGTCGCAAACAAGTTAGGGGACGATATCGCAAGACTGGATTTCGGACCCTCCCTGACCAATACTCCAATAGCCTCAAATCTTAATTTAGGGGATTTTGTAAACCAGCCAAGGGACATCAGTTTAATTAGTGATTGTGGTAGTATCTATGGTTTTGTTGTTAATGAAGGCGATAATACAATGACGAGATTGGATTTTGGAGATAAAATCAATAATATTCCATCAGCCACCTCCATTGGTAACATAGGCGGTTTAAGCTTTCCGCATTCCATATCAAAAATTTTCCGCACCGGTGATGCATTGAATTTTTTTATACCGAATGTTACAAGCAACTCAATTTCAAAGCTCAGTTTTTCCAATTGCTCCAATTCTTCTATTCCTTCATTCACTGGATTTCAACCACCATCATTCAGTTATAACCAGGTTGGGAACTATAATATTTCCCTTTACGCTGATGAGGGACTACCGACCCAAAAGATCATTTGCAAACCAATTACTGTCGTAGGGCCTCAAAAAGTCAACCTGGGAAAGGATACAGGCTTTTGCACAGGCAATTCAATGAGTATTGTTACTACTGGAGACTATGTTAAGTATCTATGGAATAATTATTCCATAACGAATTCATTAAAAGTTGACGCACCAGGAACGTATTGGGTGGAGGCTACAGATGCTTTTGGTTGCAGTAGCAGGGATACCGTAATAGTCGAGGCGGATACCTTGGTTTTCTCCGGTTTAGGTCCAGATACCTATTTTTGTCCGGGTAGCCAGGTAGAGCTTACTAGCAATTCAAATGCCCAAAAGTTTCTATGGAATACTGGTTCTATAAATCCCTCTATAAGCATCTCTACAGCTGGTGAATTTTGGCTCTTGGTGGAAAGGGGGTACTGCAGCAAGTCCGACACGATTATTATCATTGAAAAGCCTGGGATAGTTCTTGACTTAGGAAAAGACACATCAATTTGTACTCCAAACAATATCCAGTTAGGAAAAGAGTTTGCCGGGTCCTCTTATAAATGGAATACAGGCGCTACCACAAGTACAATAGTCGTGAATAATTCTGGCAAGTACTGGATAGATATAGCCAATGACGGTTGTGTTTTTTCTGACACAATTAATGTAAGGATTGACACTTTAATATTTCCGGGGTTAGGCAGGGACATTAATATTTGTGCAGGTCAAGAGGTAGAGTTAGGAACTATATCAAATGCAAGTAAATACCTATGGAGCTCAGGTTCAACAAGCCAGAAAATAGTAGTTGGTGAGGAAGGTCAATATTGGCTCAATGTGGAATTGAATGCTTGCTCTTTTTCTGACACAATTTATGTTAACAAAGTAGATTTACCAGTGGTTAGTCTGGGGCCGGACACATCTTTATGCCCGAATACATCTATTATGTTTAACCCATCGGTATTGGCAGATTCATTGCGTTGGAATAACGGCCATACAACCGGTGAAATTGAAATTAATGAACCTGGATTATATCACCTGACCGTTTATAAGGATGGTTGTAAATCAAGTGACACAATTTTTGTGGCGCAGAGATCCTTTCCCAGAATTGATCTTGGCAATGATTTTTCCCTGTGCGAAAATCAATTCATAAAAATTGAAGCGAAAGTCACTAACGGGGATTTCCTTGAATGGAAGGATGGTATTACGACTCCAGTAAGGGAAGTTAAGCCACCCGCAACCTTAATTGCAATTGCAAATAATGAATGTGGAACCAGTTCAGACACTTTAAGGGTATCATCAGCTGGATTAGATATATTCTCTCTGAAACTGCCAAATGCCTTTAGTCCAAATAATGACGGCAAAAATGACTGTTTTGGTATTTCAAATTGGCCGGTAGAAGAGATATTTGAGTTCTCTGTATTCAATCGGCTGGGGCAAATCGTTTTCTCAACCAGGAATCATAAGGTTTGCTGGGACGGGAAACTCAACGGCAACCAGTTACCGGAAGGCAACTATGTTTATATTCTAAGGGCCCAAACTTCTTGTGGCCCTATAGATACCAAAGGCTATGTACTACTGCTAAGGTAG
- the purB gene encoding adenylosuccinate lyase: MELQQLTAISPVDGRYRSQLQHLDEYFSEYALMKYRVIVEVEYLLFLADKKFFSLPIKTRNLLREAAGGFSVEDAQRIKETEKITNHDVKAVEYFIKQKLDDAGASHLKEWVHFGLTSQDVNNTSIPLSWKHAAEFEYLPALLNLNNQFKVLADQWRDVSMLARTHGQPASPTKLGKEIMVFVERIQNQIEQFINVPFTAKFGGATGNFNAHHVAFPKKDWVNLGNQFVESLGLQRQQFTTQIEHYDNLAAHFDAMKRINNILIDICRDIWTYISMDYFKQKTKKGEIGSSAMPHKVNPIDFENAEGNLGVANALLEHLSAKLPISRLQRDLTDSTVLRNIGVPFAHIILAIRSIEKGLGKLVLNEAKLKEDLENNWAVVAEAIQTILRRENYPNPYEALKDLTRGKAAIDKKAIHTFIEGLKVSASLKKELKAINPSNYTGVSAEF, translated from the coding sequence ATGGAACTCCAGCAACTTACCGCGATATCCCCTGTTGATGGCCGTTATCGCAGTCAACTTCAACATTTAGATGAGTATTTTTCTGAATATGCCCTTATGAAGTACAGGGTAATAGTTGAAGTGGAGTACCTGCTGTTCCTGGCTGACAAAAAGTTCTTCAGTCTCCCAATAAAGACCCGTAACCTGCTTCGCGAGGCAGCTGGAGGCTTTTCCGTGGAAGACGCCCAACGCATCAAGGAAACCGAAAAGATCACCAACCACGATGTAAAAGCGGTTGAATATTTCATCAAACAGAAACTGGATGATGCAGGCGCCAGCCATTTGAAGGAGTGGGTTCACTTCGGGTTAACTTCCCAGGATGTAAACAATACTTCTATCCCCCTTTCCTGGAAACATGCAGCAGAATTTGAATACCTGCCGGCTTTACTGAACCTGAACAACCAATTCAAGGTCCTCGCTGACCAGTGGAGGGATGTATCCATGTTGGCCCGCACCCATGGTCAACCCGCCAGTCCTACCAAACTAGGCAAAGAGATCATGGTCTTCGTGGAGCGCATCCAAAACCAGATCGAACAGTTCATCAATGTTCCCTTTACCGCTAAGTTTGGAGGTGCCACAGGAAACTTCAATGCCCATCATGTAGCCTTCCCCAAGAAGGATTGGGTGAACCTTGGCAACCAGTTTGTTGAGTCATTGGGTTTGCAAAGGCAACAATTCACTACCCAGATCGAGCATTATGATAACCTTGCAGCCCACTTCGACGCAATGAAGCGTATCAACAATATCCTGATCGATATTTGCCGCGATATCTGGACCTATATTTCCATGGATTATTTCAAGCAGAAGACCAAGAAAGGTGAAATTGGTTCCTCTGCCATGCCGCATAAGGTTAACCCCATTGATTTCGAGAATGCCGAAGGCAACCTGGGCGTAGCCAATGCCCTGCTTGAGCATCTCTCTGCCAAACTCCCGATCAGCAGGCTGCAGCGCGACCTGACCGATTCTACCGTACTCAGGAACATTGGTGTTCCCTTCGCGCACATCATTCTTGCTATACGTTCAATTGAAAAGGGACTGGGCAAACTGGTGTTGAATGAAGCCAAACTGAAGGAAGACCTGGAAAACAACTGGGCGGTTGTGGCAGAAGCCATCCAAACCATCCTGAGAAGGGAAAATTACCCCAATCCTTATGAGGCCTTAAAAGACCTGACCAGGGGTAAGGCGGCCATAGACAAAAAAGCCATCCACACATTCATTGAAGGGTTGAAAGTTTCGGCTTCGCTTAAAAAGGAGCTAAAAGCAATAAACCCATCCAATTACACTGGGGTTTCAGCTGAATTTTAA
- a CDS encoding universal stress protein — protein MKSIVVPIDFSPTSNNAARYAAALAREIPDAKLIFYHVFSPVAAGSDGTPLGIDNASRMEVAELALESVRNDVGGDVNVEFIAQEGTSLTDSLEKLVKHHGIDLVVMGLTGATRLDQLFMGSNALSMANRSVCPVLIVPQDATFTGVKNILFATDMKNVEQSTPVHQLRSLLSLFRAKLHVVNVNAEHYIELTEENQREKAALERILDGFEPDFAFVRLFDFIDAIETLVNDRNIDLIITVPRKHSFLSSLFKPSHTQKLAYHTHVPLVAIHE, from the coding sequence ATGAAATCTATAGTAGTCCCGATCGACTTCTCCCCCACATCGAATAATGCCGCACGCTATGCTGCTGCCCTGGCAAGGGAAATCCCCGATGCCAAACTGATCTTTTATCATGTCTTCTCCCCTGTTGCAGCCGGTTCCGACGGTACGCCTTTGGGCATCGACAATGCCTCCAGGATGGAGGTAGCAGAACTCGCGCTGGAAAGTGTACGTAATGATGTGGGCGGGGATGTTAATGTTGAGTTCATCGCCCAGGAAGGCACTTCCCTGACTGATAGCCTGGAGAAACTGGTCAAACACCACGGTATCGACCTGGTCGTAATGGGACTTACCGGCGCCACCAGGCTTGACCAGTTATTCATGGGATCCAATGCATTAAGTATGGCCAACCGCTCTGTTTGCCCGGTCCTGATCGTACCGCAAGATGCCACTTTTACGGGTGTAAAGAACATCCTATTTGCCACAGATATGAAGAATGTTGAACAATCCACCCCAGTCCACCAACTCAGGTCGCTACTCAGTCTTTTCAGGGCCAAACTGCATGTGGTGAATGTAAATGCTGAGCACTACATTGAGCTTACCGAGGAAAACCAAAGGGAAAAGGCTGCGCTGGAGAGAATTCTGGATGGGTTCGAACCGGATTTTGCCTTTGTCCGGTTGTTTGACTTCATTGACGCTATTGAAACCCTGGTGAATGACAGGAATATTGACCTGATTATTACCGTTCCCCGGAAACACAGTTTCCTTTCCAGTTTATTCAAGCCCAGCCATACCCAGAAGCTGGCCTACCATACCCATGTGCCACTGGTTGCCATCCATGAATAA
- a CDS encoding family 6 glucosyltransferase, which translates to MKIGVLYICTGKYDIFWKDFYLSSEEFFLPGNLKEYFVFTDASVLYAEELGNVHKIFEPRKGWPYDTLMRFHCFSKVIEKLRKFDYVFFFNANALFVRPINQPMVIPSDNRTDLIGVIHPGYYLKRKKDYPYERDQRRSKAYIGKKEGNLYYQGCLNGGSSEAYIQLIQTLKKNVQEDLDKGIIAKWHDESHLNRYFIDHPPFSLDPSFSYPEGSDLPFRPMILMRDKNRLGGHDFLRGTENSTVEVKTGIINRLRKMLKRLWS; encoded by the coding sequence ATGAAAATTGGTGTTTTATATATCTGCACTGGTAAGTATGATATTTTTTGGAAGGATTTTTACCTCTCTTCCGAAGAGTTTTTCCTGCCCGGTAATCTGAAGGAATATTTTGTTTTTACTGATGCATCTGTGCTGTACGCCGAGGAGTTGGGTAATGTGCACAAGATTTTTGAACCCAGAAAAGGCTGGCCTTATGACACTTTAATGAGGTTTCATTGCTTCAGTAAAGTAATCGAAAAACTAAGGAAGTTTGATTATGTATTTTTTTTTAATGCTAATGCCTTATTTGTAAGGCCTATTAACCAGCCTATGGTTATTCCTTCAGATAATAGAACCGATTTGATCGGTGTGATACATCCCGGGTATTATTTAAAAAGAAAGAAGGATTATCCTTATGAGCGTGACCAAAGGCGATCCAAGGCTTATATAGGAAAAAAAGAAGGGAACCTATACTATCAGGGTTGTCTTAACGGAGGAAGCTCTGAAGCTTATATTCAACTTATACAAACACTAAAGAAAAATGTACAGGAGGACCTGGATAAGGGAATCATCGCAAAATGGCATGATGAATCCCATTTAAACAGATATTTTATAGATCATCCACCCTTTTCACTAGATCCATCTTTCTCCTATCCTGAAGGGAGCGATTTACCTTTTAGGCCAATGATACTGATGAGGGATAAGAACAGGTTGGGAGGGCATGATTTTCTTCGTGGAACCGAAAACTCCACGGTAGAGGTAAAAACTGGCATAATCAATAGACTAAGAAAAATGCTCAAAAGATTATGGTCATAG
- a CDS encoding alpha-1,2-fucosyltransferase: protein MVIVQLKGGMGNQMFQYAAGKSLAMHHKVPLKLDLSHFQDPAHRKFALDVFSLDYQAADPAEVMALEPGTLVRKVRQRLKPAHLRTKYWEPHFHFDPNFFKAGPSVLLKGDWQSEKYFLPISNTIRKEFTLQPAFTEKLADQANRLASINSIAVHIRRGDYLLPHFVKYHGVLPPSYYTKAIKLMADMIPNCHICLFSDDINWVKEHIKIELPHEFISGSIAQTAMDDFYLMQKCRHQVIANSSFSWWAAWLNDFTGKKIIAPANWFSQAGHDTRDLYPPDWIRV, encoded by the coding sequence ATGGTCATAGTGCAATTAAAAGGAGGGATGGGCAACCAAATGTTCCAATATGCAGCCGGAAAGAGCCTGGCCATGCACCATAAAGTCCCGCTGAAACTTGATCTCAGCCATTTTCAGGACCCTGCCCACCGGAAGTTTGCCCTCGATGTTTTTTCCCTCGACTACCAGGCAGCTGACCCGGCTGAGGTCATGGCTCTTGAACCCGGCACCCTGGTCAGGAAGGTCCGCCAACGGCTCAAACCCGCCCATTTAAGGACTAAATATTGGGAGCCCCATTTCCACTTTGACCCTAATTTTTTTAAGGCTGGGCCTTCTGTATTGCTAAAAGGTGACTGGCAAAGCGAAAAATATTTCCTGCCTATCAGCAATACCATCAGGAAAGAATTTACCCTTCAGCCAGCATTTACGGAGAAACTCGCGGATCAGGCTAATAGGTTGGCCTCAATAAATTCAATTGCTGTCCATATACGGCGAGGTGATTACCTCCTGCCTCATTTTGTGAAATACCATGGTGTGCTTCCTCCCTCCTACTATACCAAGGCTATAAAACTAATGGCTGACATGATTCCCAACTGCCATATTTGTTTATTCTCTGATGATATCAACTGGGTGAAAGAGCATATTAAAATTGAATTACCCCATGAATTCATTAGTGGCAGCATAGCACAAACTGCCATGGATGATTTTTACCTCATGCAGAAGTGCCGGCATCAGGTCATCGCCAACAGCAGCTTCAGCTGGTGGGCAGCATGGTTGAATGATTTCACTGGCAAAAAGATCATCGCACCTGCTAACTGGTTCAGCCAGGCTGGTCATGATACGCGCGATCTTTACCCTCCAGATTGGATCAGGGTTTAA
- a CDS encoding class I SAM-dependent methyltransferase — translation MDLVDQQYWNASYDDFKYYIESDKVTEWLDEQFFKKFHPHGEVFELGCFPGRYLLYFGKKGFKISGMDLTPHLEDSRFKDWINAQGVNIGRIEQGDVLEYTKETRDKFDVVCSIGFIEHFQNFQEIIGYHDLVLKPGGWLVITTPNFRGPLQHALHQLFDKENLGRHYLPAMQPGLWSDYLKQLNYTVEWSGYFGGFDFWCDHQQRNLLQRVGLKVVYKLRTLFSGLPSNGLYSPYCGIIARKKVE, via the coding sequence ATGGATTTGGTAGATCAGCAATACTGGAATGCATCCTATGATGATTTCAAATATTACATCGAGTCAGATAAAGTTACGGAATGGCTTGATGAGCAGTTTTTCAAGAAATTTCATCCGCACGGTGAAGTTTTTGAGCTTGGTTGTTTTCCGGGTAGATACCTGTTGTATTTTGGTAAGAAGGGTTTCAAGATCTCTGGAATGGATCTTACCCCCCATCTTGAGGATTCAAGGTTTAAAGACTGGATAAATGCACAAGGGGTGAATATTGGAAGAATTGAACAAGGTGATGTTCTTGAGTATACTAAGGAAACCAGAGATAAATTCGATGTAGTTTGTTCTATAGGATTTATTGAACATTTCCAGAATTTCCAGGAAATAATTGGATATCATGACTTGGTTTTAAAACCTGGCGGTTGGCTGGTGATTACAACACCCAATTTCAGGGGGCCATTACAGCATGCGCTTCATCAACTGTTTGACAAGGAGAACCTCGGCCGGCATTACTTACCAGCAATGCAACCCGGATTATGGTCTGATTACCTCAAGCAGCTTAACTATACAGTAGAATGGTCCGGATACTTTGGTGGGTTCGACTTTTGGTGTGACCACCAGCAGCGGAACCTTTTACAGCGGGTTGGACTAAAAGTTGTTTACAAGTTGCGTACATTATTTTCTGGTTTACCCAGTAATGGGTTGTATTCTCCCTATTGTGGAATTATTGCGAGAAAGAAGGTTGAATGA
- a CDS encoding peptide chain release factor 3 — translation MKFHNEIIKRRTFAIISHPDAGKTTLTEKLLLFGGAIQTAGAVKSNKIKKHATSDFMEIERQRGISVATSVMSFEYQGILINLLDTPGHKDFAEDTYRTLTAVDSVILVVDSVNGVEEQTRRLMEVCRMRDTPVIVFINKMDRDGKNRFDLLEEIEKELSIHLHPMTWPINSGKDFKGVYNLHEKILRLFTASTKADDSDVITLDSLENTLLDEKIGDRDAAILREDVELVDGVYGELDVNDYLAGKVAPVFFGSAVNNFGVKEMLDTFIRIAPTPRSRETTKRPLDVEEDKFSGFIFKIHANLDPKHRDRIAFLRVCSGKFERNKYYHHVRLDKDVRFSNPYSFLARSKEVIEDAFPGDVVGLFDTGNFKIGDTLTEGENFYFTGIPSFSPEIFKEVVNKDPMKTKQLEKGLLQLTDEGVAQLFTQFGGNKKIIGCVGELQFEVIQYRLLQEYGASVEFRAQPYYKACWITSNDPKKLNDFTRFKSANIAEDKDGHLVYLAQSEWFLNTERTNNPDIEFHFTSEIHKSE, via the coding sequence ATGAAGTTCCATAACGAGATCATTAAACGCCGGACCTTTGCTATTATTTCGCACCCGGATGCCGGTAAGACCACGCTTACGGAGAAGCTCCTGCTTTTCGGCGGAGCCATCCAGACAGCCGGTGCTGTAAAAAGCAACAAGATCAAGAAGCATGCGACCTCTGACTTCATGGAGATCGAAAGGCAGCGTGGTATCTCGGTGGCTACATCGGTGATGAGTTTTGAGTACCAGGGAATATTGATCAACCTGCTGGACACCCCGGGTCACAAGGATTTCGCCGAAGATACTTACAGGACCCTGACAGCGGTAGATAGTGTAATCCTGGTGGTGGACAGTGTGAACGGGGTGGAAGAACAAACCCGCAGGTTAATGGAAGTGTGCCGGATGCGCGATACACCGGTGATCGTGTTCATCAACAAGATGGACCGCGATGGTAAGAACAGGTTCGACCTGTTGGAAGAAATTGAGAAAGAACTGAGCATCCATCTTCACCCCATGACCTGGCCCATCAATAGTGGGAAGGATTTTAAAGGAGTCTATAACCTGCATGAAAAAATCCTGAGGTTGTTTACTGCCAGCACTAAGGCGGATGATAGTGATGTGATCACCCTCGATAGTCTGGAGAATACCCTGTTGGATGAGAAGATCGGGGATCGTGATGCTGCCATCCTGCGTGAGGATGTTGAACTGGTAGATGGGGTTTATGGCGAATTGGATGTAAATGATTACCTGGCAGGAAAGGTAGCCCCTGTATTCTTTGGTAGTGCCGTGAACAACTTCGGGGTCAAGGAAATGCTCGACACCTTCATCAGGATCGCCCCAACCCCAAGAAGCAGGGAGACCACCAAACGCCCGCTAGATGTTGAGGAAGATAAATTCAGTGGGTTTATTTTCAAGATCCACGCTAACCTGGATCCAAAGCACCGCGACAGGATAGCCTTCCTCAGGGTATGCTCGGGAAAATTTGAAAGGAATAAGTATTACCATCATGTTCGTTTAGACAAGGATGTCAGGTTCAGTAACCCCTATAGCTTTCTTGCCCGCAGCAAGGAAGTGATCGAGGATGCTTTTCCTGGCGATGTAGTGGGTCTGTTTGATACGGGTAATTTCAAGATCGGTGATACCCTTACAGAAGGGGAAAACTTCTATTTTACAGGAATTCCTTCCTTCTCTCCGGAAATATTCAAGGAGGTGGTGAATAAGGATCCAATGAAGACCAAGCAATTGGAGAAGGGACTGTTGCAATTGACAGATGAAGGGGTGGCACAGCTCTTTACACAGTTCGGGGGAAATAAGAAGATCATTGGATGTGTTGGTGAGCTGCAGTTTGAGGTGATCCAATACCGCCTTCTCCAGGAATATGGCGCATCGGTGGAATTCAGGGCCCAGCCCTATTACAAGGCTTGTTGGATCACCAGTAATGACCCAAAGAAACTGAATGACTTCACCCGCTTCAAATCAGCCAATATTGCCGAAGACAAGGATGGACACCTGGTTTACCTGGCCCAGAGTGAATGGTTCCTGAATACGGAAAGGACCAATAACCCTGACATTGAATTCCATTTCACCTCCGAGATCCATAAAAGTGAGTAA